One window of the Allorhizobium ampelinum S4 genome contains the following:
- the nadA gene encoding quinolinate synthase NadA, whose amino-acid sequence MNTAPSLSALYNRVARVIPKAEWMSFEDDIAAILELKKRRNAVILAHNYQTPEIFHGVADIVGDSLALARKAMEVDADVIVLAGVHFMAETAKLLNPTKTVLIPDMAAGCSLADSITPEDIALLRAAHPGVPVITYVNTSAAVKAASDICCTSGNAKAVVESLGVPKVLMIPDEYLARNVARETNVEIIAWHGHCEVHELFTAGDIAELREANPGVVVLAHPECPPDVVAAADFAGSTAVMSDYVASHKPARVVLLTECSMSDNVAVHHPDVDFVRPCNLCPHMKRITLANIRQALEENRQEVTVDPAIADDARRAVERMLAV is encoded by the coding sequence ATGAATACCGCCCCTTCACTGTCAGCACTCTATAACCGGGTCGCCCGCGTTATTCCGAAGGCCGAGTGGATGTCTTTCGAGGATGATATCGCGGCGATCCTGGAACTGAAGAAGCGTCGCAATGCCGTTATCCTTGCTCATAACTACCAGACGCCGGAGATTTTCCATGGCGTTGCCGATATTGTCGGCGATAGCCTGGCCTTGGCCCGCAAGGCCATGGAGGTCGATGCGGATGTGATTGTGCTGGCGGGCGTGCATTTCATGGCCGAGACCGCCAAGCTGCTTAACCCGACAAAAACCGTGTTGATTCCCGATATGGCGGCGGGCTGTTCGCTGGCCGATTCGATCACGCCTGAGGATATTGCCCTGTTGCGTGCCGCCCATCCCGGCGTGCCTGTGATCACCTATGTCAATACGTCTGCGGCAGTGAAGGCGGCCTCCGATATCTGCTGCACTTCCGGCAATGCCAAGGCCGTAGTCGAAAGCCTTGGTGTACCGAAAGTGCTGATGATCCCGGACGAATATCTGGCCCGCAATGTGGCGCGCGAAACGAATGTCGAAATCATCGCCTGGCACGGCCATTGCGAGGTCCATGAGCTGTTCACCGCAGGCGATATTGCCGAGCTGCGTGAGGCCAATCCCGGTGTCGTCGTGCTTGCCCATCCCGAATGTCCGCCGGATGTGGTTGCGGCGGCGGATTTTGCCGGATCGACGGCGGTCATGTCGGATTATGTCGCCAGCCATAAACCGGCCCGCGTCGTGTTGCTGACGGAATGCTCGATGAGTGACAATGTCGCCGTCCATCATCCCGACGTGGATTTCGTGCGGCCCTGCAATCTCTGCCCGCATATGAAGCGGATCACGTTGGCCAATATCCGCCAGGCACTGGAGGAAAACCGTCAGGAAGTGACCGTCGATCCCGCCATTGCCGATGACGCGCGCCGGGCGGTGGAAAGGATGCTGGCAGTATGA
- a CDS encoding L-aspartate oxidase encodes MSTLNTTIGDRVIVIGSGLAGVVTALSLAPQPVTIVTRAALGAETSSAWAQGGIAASMGTDDSAALHAADTLAAGDGLCDPDIVEIITSAAPLAIALLERFGVRFDRNGDGALALGLEAAHGRRRIVHAGGDGSGAEIIRSLVAAVLATPSISVMSGLQVRRLLVDAGGITGLLCASASGPVQIAASRVILATGGLGGLYDATTNPSGNYGQGIMLAARAGAVLSDMEFVQFHPTALDVPLYPQPLVSEAVRGEGAVLVNERGERFMASTPGAELAPRDVVARAISAERARGGTVFLDARKALGHGFSRRFPAIDALCRAVGIDPSSQPIPVRPAAHYHMGGVETDCFGKTSVAGLWAAGEVACTGLHGANRLASNSLLEAAVMGMRVAEDVAGMSPRQIMPSGSQTVPPADDIAPVRAIVSSRLGVLRNERGLQAAMADLLPLVEAGGPASDPALVALLVAVFAHARRHCAGAHARTDFPQSCPDPLRQRMTLDDALSLAHAAVFPALQPFARSA; translated from the coding sequence ATGAGCACGCTGAATACCACCATAGGTGACCGGGTCATCGTGATCGGCAGCGGCTTGGCCGGCGTGGTAACGGCGCTCAGCCTTGCGCCGCAGCCTGTCACCATCGTCACTCGCGCTGCTCTCGGTGCGGAAACCTCCAGCGCCTGGGCGCAAGGCGGCATTGCCGCCAGCATGGGAACTGATGATAGTGCGGCGCTCCATGCGGCAGATACGCTTGCGGCGGGTGATGGGCTCTGCGATCCTGATATCGTCGAGATAATAACCTCCGCTGCGCCTTTGGCGATTGCCCTGCTGGAACGGTTTGGCGTCCGTTTCGACAGGAATGGCGATGGTGCGTTGGCGCTGGGCTTGGAAGCCGCCCATGGCCGTCGTCGCATTGTCCATGCCGGGGGTGACGGGTCCGGCGCGGAGATTATTCGGAGTCTTGTGGCTGCGGTGTTGGCCACGCCATCGATTTCCGTGATGAGCGGACTTCAGGTGCGCCGCCTGCTGGTCGATGCAGGCGGGATAACGGGATTGCTCTGCGCCTCGGCGTCAGGACCGGTGCAGATTGCCGCTTCGCGGGTGATTCTGGCCACCGGCGGCCTTGGCGGTCTTTACGATGCCACGACCAATCCCTCTGGCAATTACGGACAGGGCATCATGCTCGCTGCCCGCGCCGGTGCGGTTTTGTCGGATATGGAGTTTGTGCAATTTCACCCGACAGCGCTGGATGTTCCTCTCTATCCGCAGCCGCTGGTGAGCGAAGCCGTGCGCGGCGAGGGCGCTGTGCTGGTCAATGAGCGTGGCGAGCGCTTCATGGCATCCACTCCCGGAGCTGAACTTGCGCCGCGCGACGTCGTGGCGCGGGCGATCAGCGCAGAGCGGGCCAGGGGAGGCACGGTTTTCCTTGATGCCCGAAAGGCGCTCGGTCACGGTTTTTCCCGCCGGTTTCCCGCCATCGACGCTCTCTGCCGAGCGGTTGGCATCGATCCGTCGTCGCAACCCATCCCGGTGCGCCCCGCGGCCCATTATCACATGGGCGGTGTGGAGACCGATTGTTTCGGCAAAACCTCGGTTGCCGGTCTCTGGGCGGCAGGCGAGGTGGCCTGCACCGGTCTGCATGGCGCCAACCGCCTGGCCAGCAATTCGCTGCTGGAAGCGGCGGTAATGGGTATGCGGGTCGCAGAAGATGTAGCGGGCATGTCGCCCCGTCAGATAATGCCTTCCGGGTCGCAAACTGTGCCTCCTGCCGATGACATTGCGCCGGTTCGGGCGATCGTCTCGTCGCGGCTTGGCGTCTTGCGCAACGAGCGTGGCTTGCAGGCGGCAATGGCGGATCTTCTGCCACTCGTTGAAGCTGGCGGACCGGCCAGCGATCCGGCATTGGTGGCGCTGCTGGTCGCCGTGTTTGCCCATGCGCGACGCCATTGCGCGGGCGCCCATGCAAGAACCGATTTTCCGCAATCCTGCCCAGACCCTCTGCGCCAGCGGATGACGCTGGATGACGCACTGTCCCTTGCCCACGCCGCCGTTTTTCCTGCCTTGCAGCCCTTTGCCCGGAGCGCCTGA
- the nadC gene encoding carboxylating nicotinate-nucleotide diphosphorylase: protein MFSHSLPRVIVEPLVRNALSEDLGLAGDITSMAVIPADHRSTVQIASRRDGVIAGLDVSAIAFELVDPGLVMTPHVSDGAAVKAGDVLATISGSSRSLLTGERVALNFLGHLSGIATVTRQIVDAVSGTKAAVACTRKTIPGLRALEKYAVRMGGGMNHRFALYDAVLIKDNHVAIAGSVTQAILRARGGVGHMVKIEVEVDTLDQLREAMEIGVDAVLLDNMTPEQLREAVEIVAGRSITEASGGITPQTARAVAQSGVDLLSVGWITHSAPVLDIGLDFVEAE, encoded by the coding sequence ATGTTTTCTCATTCCCTGCCGCGCGTCATCGTCGAGCCGCTGGTGCGCAATGCACTCTCGGAGGATCTGGGGCTGGCCGGTGATATCACCTCCATGGCGGTCATCCCGGCCGACCATCGTTCGACGGTGCAGATTGCCAGCCGCCGGGATGGAGTGATTGCCGGACTGGATGTCAGTGCCATCGCCTTCGAACTGGTCGATCCCGGCCTGGTCATGACCCCCCATGTCAGCGATGGCGCGGCGGTCAAGGCGGGCGATGTTCTTGCAACGATTTCCGGCTCCTCCCGCAGCCTTCTGACCGGCGAGCGGGTAGCCCTGAACTTTCTCGGTCATCTCTCAGGCATCGCCACGGTGACGCGCCAAATCGTCGACGCTGTTTCCGGCACCAAGGCCGCCGTGGCCTGTACACGCAAAACCATCCCGGGCCTGCGGGCGCTGGAGAAATATGCAGTGCGGATGGGGGGCGGAATGAACCACCGCTTCGCGCTCTACGATGCCGTGTTGATCAAGGACAATCACGTGGCCATTGCTGGCAGCGTCACTCAGGCCATCCTGCGGGCGCGGGGCGGTGTCGGGCATATGGTCAAGATCGAGGTGGAAGTCGATACGCTGGATCAATTGCGTGAAGCGATGGAGATTGGCGTCGATGCCGTGCTTCTGGACAATATGACGCCGGAGCAATTGCGCGAGGCGGTGGAGATTGTCGCGGGCCGGTCGATCACCGAGGCCTCCGGCGGCATTACACCGCAAACGGCAAGGGCCGTGGCGCAAAGCGGCGTCGATTTGCTATCGGTCGGCTGGATCACCCATAGCGCGCCGGTGCTGGATATCGGCCTGGATTTTGTCGAGGCGGAATGA
- a CDS encoding nitroreductase family protein produces the protein MYEHITLLDYLATRRSVPAFQMCEPGPSRLELESILKLSVRVPDHGKIAPWRFIVYRGDKRVEIGEVLLAMALEKKPELDEEMIKVERARFTRAPVVIGVISTAGPHPKVPEWEQVMSAGAVCLNLLMAANAHGYVANWLSEWFAFDEKAFPLLGIKPGEKVAGFIHMGSTTFPIVERPRPSIDEVVSWMGDTD, from the coding sequence ATGTACGAACATATCACCCTTCTCGATTATTTGGCCACCCGTCGTTCCGTTCCGGCTTTTCAGATGTGCGAGCCCGGTCCCTCCAGACTAGAGCTTGAATCTATCCTAAAGCTTTCGGTGCGCGTCCCCGACCACGGCAAGATCGCCCCCTGGCGCTTCATCGTTTATCGTGGCGATAAGCGGGTTGAAATCGGCGAGGTGCTGCTGGCCATGGCGCTGGAGAAAAAGCCCGAACTGGATGAGGAGATGATCAAGGTCGAGCGCGCCCGCTTTACCCGCGCCCCAGTGGTGATCGGGGTGATCAGCACGGCGGGACCGCATCCCAAGGTGCCGGAATGGGAGCAGGTCATGTCGGCGGGTGCCGTGTGCCTCAATCTGTTGATGGCGGCCAACGCCCATGGCTATGTGGCCAATTGGCTGTCCGAATGGTTTGCCTTCGATGAAAAAGCGTTTCCCTTGCTGGGCATCAAGCCGGGCGAGAAGGTGGCGGGCTTTATTCACATGGGGTCCACGACATTTCCGATTGTCGAGCGCCCGCGTCCGAGCATAGATGAAGTGGTCAGTTGGATGGGAGACACGGATTGA
- a CDS encoding flavin reductase family protein, with product MFYETKTNAHGMAHDPFKAVVSPRPIGWIGSKGRDGSFNLAPYSFFNAISDKPKMVMFSSAGRKDSLRNVEETGCFTANFVSSDLGEAMNRSSAPAAYGTSEFELAGLTPVMARLVDAPYVDEAYAVLECKVTEVISPKTLSGEPSENFVVFGEVVGIHLADSAMRDGRFDVTLVQPLSRLGYLDYAAVTEVFQMVRPSKA from the coding sequence ATGTTTTACGAAACCAAGACCAACGCCCATGGCATGGCGCACGACCCGTTCAAGGCCGTGGTCTCGCCACGTCCTATCGGTTGGATCGGGTCAAAAGGCCGGGATGGATCGTTCAATCTTGCGCCCTATTCCTTTTTCAACGCCATTTCCGACAAGCCGAAAATGGTGATGTTTTCCTCGGCTGGCCGCAAGGACAGCCTGCGTAATGTGGAGGAAACCGGTTGTTTCACCGCCAATTTCGTCAGCAGCGACTTAGGCGAGGCAATGAACCGGTCTTCGGCACCGGCAGCTTATGGCACGAGCGAATTCGAACTTGCCGGGCTGACCCCCGTCATGGCCCGGCTGGTGGACGCACCTTATGTGGATGAAGCCTATGCCGTGCTGGAATGCAAGGTTACCGAGGTGATTTCTCCGAAGACGCTTTCGGGCGAACCCAGCGAGAATTTCGTGGTGTTCGGCGAAGTGGTCGGCATTCATCTGGCCGACAGCGCCATGCGCGATGGCCGGTTCGATGTGACGCTGGTGCAACCCCTTTCACGGCTGGGCTATCTGGACTATGCGGCGGTGACTGAAGTGTTTCAGATGGTGCGGCCCTCAAAGGCCTGA
- a CDS encoding DUF2336 domain-containing protein: MLVKAFFRWSETAKACDRAKAANALGRAYLYSPMTEDERRSTYVAMTYLLDDPSPKVRLALAEALACSAEAPRAILVSLCEDQPEIASRVILCSPVLQDRDLVDLAGRGSGMTRAFIAARPQLSSAVAAALSEIGDVSECLVLLDSPTAAISPFSLLRLAERHGAHEAVRGVLLERLDLPSRARHLLVSQASQALAASGLLRFSLGESKLTRLNREIGVSAAAVIAGEVGFDEIPDLVEQMRVNGQLTPALLIELLCRGKVDFFASAVESLSGLQERRVRSILATGRMHAVRALLLSAGLDHTIAPLFVEAVLLWRHAVQTATHGEIGSICQPLLAKGSKLASCEAARQLLDLVEIMLHQDERRQARQYAAHLVVDAA, encoded by the coding sequence GTGCTTGTAAAGGCTTTCTTTCGCTGGTCAGAAACCGCAAAGGCGTGCGACCGGGCGAAGGCCGCCAATGCGCTGGGCCGAGCCTATCTCTATTCCCCGATGACCGAAGACGAACGGCGCTCCACCTATGTCGCCATGACCTATCTTCTGGACGATCCCTCACCCAAAGTGCGGCTGGCGCTGGCCGAGGCTCTGGCCTGTTCGGCTGAAGCGCCTCGCGCTATCCTAGTATCCCTATGTGAAGATCAGCCAGAGATCGCCTCGCGGGTGATACTTTGCTCGCCCGTGCTGCAAGACCGTGACCTGGTCGATCTGGCTGGACGAGGCAGCGGTATGACACGCGCCTTTATTGCCGCACGTCCACAGCTTTCCTCTGCCGTTGCCGCAGCCCTCAGCGAGATTGGCGACGTGTCGGAATGCCTGGTGCTGCTCGATAGCCCCACTGCCGCTATTTCGCCTTTCAGTCTGCTGCGACTGGCCGAGCGCCACGGCGCGCATGAGGCGGTGAGGGGCGTATTGCTGGAGCGCCTGGACTTGCCGAGCCGGGCGAGGCACCTGCTGGTTTCACAGGCCAGTCAGGCGCTTGCCGCCTCCGGCCTGCTGCGGTTTTCCCTTGGAGAAAGCAAACTCACACGACTGAACCGCGAAATTGGCGTCAGCGCAGCCGCGGTGATTGCCGGTGAGGTCGGCTTCGATGAAATTCCCGATCTGGTCGAGCAGATGCGCGTCAATGGCCAATTGACGCCCGCCTTGCTGATCGAACTGTTATGCCGGGGCAAGGTCGATTTCTTTGCCAGCGCCGTTGAATCGCTGAGTGGCTTACAGGAGCGCCGGGTTCGCTCGATTCTGGCTACGGGCCGCATGCATGCTGTGCGAGCGCTGCTTCTGTCCGCCGGTCTCGACCATACAATCGCACCGCTGTTCGTTGAGGCTGTGCTGCTTTGGCGTCACGCTGTGCAGACGGCGACCCATGGTGAGATCGGCAGCATTTGCCAACCGCTTCTCGCCAAGGGTAGCAAGCTGGCCTCTTGTGAGGCGGCGCGCCAATTGCTGGATCTGGTGGAAATCATGCTTCATCAGGACGAACGCCGACAGGCCCGCCAATATGCCGCACATCTTGTGGTCGACGCAGCCTGA
- a CDS encoding GNAT family N-acetyltransferase codes for MSVTIPLLAITIEAPRQPDVIRLLDLSDAYMAALYPAESNHLLDVSSLEKPGVHFFVARHEGQVVGCAAIVEAGDGTAEIKRMFVDPRSRGLSLGKTLMAALEDQAKTLGLEALRLETGISQPEAIGLYRKAGFQEIPPFGSYRPDPLSLFMEKRLENPVV; via the coding sequence ATGTCCGTGACCATTCCCCTTTTGGCAATCACCATTGAAGCGCCACGACAGCCCGACGTGATCCGCTTGCTGGATCTCTCCGATGCTTATATGGCCGCACTCTATCCGGCGGAAAGCAATCATCTTTTGGATGTCTCATCCCTGGAAAAGCCTGGTGTCCATTTTTTCGTGGCGCGCCATGAGGGGCAGGTGGTGGGTTGCGCCGCCATTGTCGAGGCTGGCGATGGCACGGCGGAGATCAAGCGGATGTTTGTCGATCCCCGATCAAGAGGGCTGTCGCTTGGCAAGACGCTGATGGCGGCATTGGAAGACCAGGCAAAAACGCTTGGCCTTGAAGCGTTGCGCCTCGAGACGGGTATTAGCCAGCCGGAGGCGATCGGTCTTTACCGAAAAGCCGGTTTTCAGGAAATTCCGCCCTTCGGCTCATACCGTCCCGATCCGCTCAGCCTTTTCATGGAAAAACGTCTGGAAAATCCAGTCGTTTGA
- the parE gene encoding DNA topoisomerase IV subunit B encodes MTDKIMDDNNDLFAALPSTPAEAAKTQKGAADVTAAGTAPVTAAQPETPAKAVAFGSATPASTGNPDDYGASSIRVLEGLEPVRMRPGMYIGGTDEKALHHLFAEVIDNSMDEAVAGHANFIDVHLDAEGFLTVSDNGRGIPVELHPQVPGKSTLEVIMTKLHAGGKFDGKAYETSGGLHGVGVSVVNALSDLLEVEVARNRKLYRQRFSRGVPLGGLEELGDVHNRRGTRVRFHPDPQIFGDHAKFDPGRIFRMARSKAYLFGGVEIRWSCDPAILTTGGDIPDKAVFHFPGGLKDYLAATLGKEFTVTREIFAGKTEKTGGHGAMEWAITWYGGDPQVHSYCNTIPTPEGGTHEAGLRIALTKGLKNYAELTQNKRAQQISTDDVMISAVGMLSVFIREPEFVGQTKDKLATVEAQRLVENALRDPFDHYLADNPNEAAKLLDWVIERAEERLRRRKEKEVNRKTAVRKLRLPGKLADCAQNTAEGAELFIVEGDSAGGSAKQARNRSNQAILPLRGKILNVGSASREKLMANQQIADLIQALGCGTRTKYRDEDLRYERIVIMTDADVDGAHIASLLITFFYQEMPELIRGNHLYLAVPPLYVIRQGAKTVYARDDAHRAELMETTFKGKKVEIGRFKGLGEMMPAQLKETTMDPAKRMLLKVEIDDVDFEGTRDAVDALMGTKPEARFRFIQERAAFAENLDI; translated from the coding sequence ATGACAGACAAGATCATGGACGATAACAACGACCTTTTCGCCGCCCTGCCGTCAACGCCTGCCGAGGCGGCGAAGACGCAGAAAGGTGCTGCCGATGTGACGGCTGCTGGTACGGCGCCTGTTACTGCCGCCCAACCGGAAACCCCGGCCAAGGCAGTGGCTTTCGGCTCAGCCACGCCCGCCTCCACCGGCAATCCCGACGATTATGGCGCGTCCTCCATCCGTGTTCTGGAAGGGCTGGAGCCGGTGCGGATGCGTCCCGGCATGTATATCGGCGGCACGGACGAAAAAGCCCTGCACCATCTTTTTGCCGAGGTGATCGACAATTCGATGGACGAGGCGGTGGCTGGCCATGCCAATTTCATCGATGTCCATCTGGATGCCGAAGGCTTCCTGACGGTTTCCGACAATGGTCGCGGCATTCCCGTCGAGCTGCATCCGCAGGTGCCGGGCAAATCCACCCTTGAAGTGATCATGACCAAGCTGCATGCGGGCGGCAAGTTCGACGGCAAGGCCTATGAGACCTCTGGCGGCTTGCACGGGGTCGGCGTATCCGTCGTCAATGCGCTGTCTGATCTGCTGGAAGTGGAAGTGGCACGCAATCGCAAGCTCTATCGCCAGCGTTTTTCGCGTGGCGTGCCGCTGGGCGGGCTGGAAGAATTGGGCGATGTCCATAATCGGCGTGGTACGCGGGTGCGCTTTCACCCCGATCCGCAGATCTTCGGTGATCACGCAAAATTCGATCCGGGCCGGATTTTCCGCATGGCCCGCTCCAAGGCTTATCTGTTCGGCGGCGTGGAAATCCGCTGGTCCTGCGATCCGGCAATCCTGACCACCGGCGGCGACATCCCGGATAAGGCGGTATTTCACTTCCCCGGCGGGTTGAAGGATTATCTGGCCGCGACACTCGGCAAGGAGTTTACCGTCACCCGCGAAATTTTTGCTGGCAAAACCGAAAAGACCGGCGGCCATGGCGCGATGGAATGGGCCATTACCTGGTATGGTGGCGATCCCCAGGTTCATTCCTATTGCAACACCATCCCGACGCCCGAAGGCGGCACGCACGAGGCCGGTTTGCGCATTGCACTGACCAAGGGCTTGAAGAATTATGCCGAACTGACCCAGAATAAGCGCGCCCAGCAGATCAGCACCGATGACGTGATGATTTCGGCGGTCGGCATGCTGTCGGTTTTCATCCGCGAGCCGGAATTCGTCGGCCAGACCAAGGACAAGCTGGCGACGGTAGAAGCGCAGCGTCTGGTCGAAAACGCTCTGCGCGATCCTTTCGACCATTATCTGGCCGACAATCCGAATGAAGCCGCCAAGCTGCTCGATTGGGTGATCGAGCGGGCCGAGGAACGGCTGCGGCGGCGCAAGGAAAAGGAAGTCAACCGCAAGACCGCAGTGCGCAAGCTGCGCCTGCCCGGCAAGCTGGCGGATTGCGCCCAGAACACCGCCGAAGGCGCGGAACTGTTCATCGTCGAGGGTGATTCGGCTGGCGGCTCGGCCAAACAGGCCCGCAATCGCTCCAACCAGGCCATTCTGCCCTTGCGCGGTAAGATCCTCAATGTCGGCAGCGCCAGCCGTGAAAAACTGATGGCCAACCAGCAGATCGCCGACCTGATCCAGGCGCTCGGCTGTGGCACGCGGACGAAATATCGTGATGAAGACCTGCGCTATGAGCGTATCGTCATCATGACCGATGCCGATGTGGACGGCGCCCATATCGCTTCACTGCTAATCACCTTTTTCTATCAGGAAATGCCGGAACTGATCCGGGGCAATCATCTCTATCTCGCCGTGCCGCCGCTTTATGTGATCCGTCAGGGCGCAAAGACCGTTTATGCCCGCGACGACGCCCACCGTGCCGAACTGATGGAAACCACATTCAAAGGCAAGAAAGTCGAAATCGGCCGCTTCAAAGGTCTCGGCGAAATGATGCCGGCGCAGTTGAAGGAAACCACCATGGACCCAGCCAAGCGGATGCTGCTGAAAGTCGAGATCGACGACGTCGATTTCGAAGGCACCCGTGATGCCGTGGATGCATTGATGGGGACTAAGCCGGAAGCCCGATTCCGGTTTATTCAGGAGCGGGCCGCCTTTGCGGAAAACTTGGATATTTGA
- a CDS encoding phospholipase, with protein MRMSTVHLFAPVVLAALCSVASSLPATSAPAVSLKPFKDELFSGQTVLESRDKGDFQTIDYQEMRDINGRDEIPERRVKASYVSLGVRHQQKDETLDLGDAGKLDVTRTGPADGAAFTVIFIHGRGGDRRLGTDDYKFGGNFNRLKNLANDNGGTYYAPSVRSFDQSGVTQVAALIDYASAHSGGRPVVLSCASMGSFICWGLTRDDRIVAKLSGMAILGGASDPDFTASAAFKRKLPMWFTHGSRDSVYAAGDQIALYERLHRTGYPTRFTLFLTGSHGTPVRMTDWRAVLNWLIR; from the coding sequence ATGCGGATGTCCACAGTTCATTTGTTCGCCCCCGTGGTTCTGGCCGCTCTCTGCTCGGTTGCCAGCTCTTTGCCTGCAACGAGTGCGCCTGCCGTTAGCCTCAAACCTTTCAAGGACGAGCTGTTTTCCGGCCAGACCGTGTTGGAAAGCCGCGACAAGGGTGATTTCCAGACCATCGACTATCAGGAAATGCGCGACATCAACGGCCGCGACGAAATTCCTGAGCGCCGGGTCAAGGCCTCCTACGTCTCGCTCGGAGTGCGTCACCAGCAGAAGGACGAGACGCTGGATCTCGGTGATGCCGGCAAGCTGGATGTGACGAGGACCGGACCTGCGGACGGCGCAGCATTCACGGTGATTTTCATTCACGGCCGGGGCGGGGACCGCCGACTTGGAACCGATGACTACAAATTCGGTGGCAATTTCAACCGGCTGAAAAATCTCGCCAATGACAATGGCGGCACCTATTACGCACCTTCCGTGCGATCCTTCGACCAATCGGGGGTAACGCAGGTCGCGGCTCTGATCGATTATGCCTCGGCCCATTCCGGCGGCCGTCCAGTGGTGTTGTCCTGCGCGTCCATGGGCAGTTTCATCTGTTGGGGCCTGACCCGTGACGACCGAATCGTTGCGAAACTGTCCGGCATGGCCATTCTCGGCGGAGCCAGCGATCCGGATTTTACCGCCAGTGCGGCCTTCAAACGCAAGCTTCCGATGTGGTTCACCCATGGCAGCCGCGATAGTGTCTATGCCGCTGGCGACCAGATTGCGCTGTACGAACGTCTGCACCGCACCGGCTATCCAACCCGTTTCACGTTGTTTCTCACCGGTTCTCACGGCACACCGGTGCGCATGACCGATTGGCGCGCCGTGCTCAACTGGCTGATTCGCTAG
- a CDS encoding GGDEF domain-containing protein — protein MATVSLEAIDRQIARGFKALRFSPAVEAEFLQEYVANRVKLTPFWAVIGTLIYDAVFIGDATMMADVFDKLLIVRFGIFTPFAIISVLAVRRWRTALNYELLSLGIGTLSILLPMSVAIYSQSPYMFVYQNGNVAAFLFFVIALRPRFHIVVIGLTLMCGVLLKTAKLNGSFDDITYSGLVSFYITIAIFLALGAYFLEHADRMNFLNRLRAGLLQKQLEHNAARDELSGLLNRRSLVQVATDLWKGRSPATHVCAIMLDIDDFKLYNDVHGHLEGDECLRTVSQCIRDNAGEKGFAFRYGGEEMLVLLPNTDVDAACAIAEAIRRAIECMNIPHLGKGRGQVTTASLGVAEGPTATVSLEDLLNRADAALYEAKRSGRNRVCVSGATQLGLEFAREN, from the coding sequence ATGGCCACCGTATCTCTTGAAGCTATCGACCGGCAAATCGCCCGAGGCTTCAAGGCGTTGCGGTTCAGCCCCGCCGTAGAAGCGGAATTTCTTCAGGAATATGTCGCCAATCGGGTCAAGCTGACACCATTCTGGGCGGTAATCGGCACACTTATTTACGACGCCGTTTTCATCGGCGACGCGACGATGATGGCCGATGTGTTCGATAAACTGCTGATCGTACGCTTCGGAATATTCACGCCTTTCGCAATTATCAGCGTGCTTGCCGTAAGGCGCTGGCGCACGGCCCTTAATTACGAACTTCTGTCGCTGGGAATAGGCACGCTCAGTATTCTCCTGCCGATGTCGGTCGCAATCTACAGCCAAAGCCCGTACATGTTCGTCTATCAGAACGGCAATGTGGCTGCTTTCCTGTTTTTCGTCATTGCGCTGCGGCCACGGTTTCATATCGTGGTGATTGGCCTGACGCTGATGTGCGGCGTGCTGTTGAAAACCGCAAAACTGAACGGCTCATTCGACGATATCACTTATAGCGGGTTGGTCAGTTTCTACATCACGATCGCGATTTTCCTGGCGCTAGGCGCCTATTTTCTCGAACACGCTGATCGAATGAATTTTCTCAACAGGCTGCGTGCTGGCCTACTGCAAAAGCAGTTGGAGCATAACGCCGCCCGTGATGAGCTGAGCGGCCTGCTGAACCGTCGCTCGCTGGTACAGGTCGCGACCGACTTGTGGAAAGGCAGATCACCGGCAACACATGTTTGCGCCATCATGCTCGATATCGATGATTTCAAACTTTACAACGATGTCCACGGCCATCTGGAAGGGGATGAGTGTCTGCGCACCGTCAGCCAATGCATTCGCGACAATGCCGGTGAGAAAGGCTTCGCCTTCCGCTACGGCGGCGAGGAAATGCTCGTTTTGCTACCGAATACGGATGTCGATGCCGCCTGTGCAATAGCAGAAGCCATCCGCCGGGCAATCGAGTGCATGAACATCCCGCACTTGGGCAAAGGCAGGGGCCAGGTGACAACGGCAAGTCTGGGCGTAGCGGAGGGCCCTACGGCAACGGTTTCGTTGGAAGACCTGCTGAACCGCGCCGACGCGGCCCTTTACGAGGCAAAGCGCAGCGGGCGCAATCGTGTCTGCGTGAGCGGGGCAACGCAGCTCGGTCTGGAATTTGCCAGGGAAAATTAA